A window of Diadema setosum chromosome 2, eeDiaSeto1, whole genome shotgun sequence contains these coding sequences:
- the LOC140245252 gene encoding plexin-A4-like produces MTFDGADRFSPDAFTVLPNPVVTSVDREETIMSGGLQMYITGERFDIIQESRIISQSLSSGAIRTEVCVNVSPTLLVCPTPPYPDGQSHGRMTRQSDARAANITFDLDGFVINGGIITYHPDPVYFDIAESDRIAIITDNKRLDLEGQYLDRVSNKDDVQVLIGLDGVCDVLILEFDSLICFVPIPLPGAGDYNGSLGEGPTKSLPAVVVQHGNLEFRPGFVKTHSESNILPVVISIAVIAILVLLAVGVGIGWRLTKKRQEANQVQEELELERRRLRSRIKEVPDTKLELTDVDERVKKYGIPFRDHNQYVTVMLFGGLGVRPETSDPEYMEDFMEQAIVSFYRSLKDEESAVAFIQTLEMQRQYEPSTRQLIASLLSLIYVSEGKSIYLSKLISRLVRDRVAVTASSSGRMDELFSRSESIVDRLLANWFALCMCGYIKQMLYPMFMLYQALKSQCEKGPIDAITEEAYFTLDYNRLFDQDITFQEVVLFVVDEDDNAFLKVKVLNVDTVGQAKQKILDSMWKAGHRLLPTDGESLDVVWLKDAGTYLILRDEDEGTDGHVSGRMNTVKTYGLDHGCRVTVRPKEAVADSSGYQELVPSTFFSNKYESLTADQISPPPGPSTQKPSNLGATHLKLRTDDTNTPVYGTQGRAGLGRDLAIAHMLTTKAAVSPYVTNVLESMFKFPQKYPLPVRHLFDTFDEVARENAVGSNTNVAERWKRNCLTQFWVGLLARIPSLFNMPRSDPADQCLNVLVDAINHALKDEPPPETSKQQPYFGDYALQSRMVTTFCNGVAGLPKARQTKLFSACATVTKEFRGHFSHHTALLQLFNLTKHDLQDML; encoded by the exons gggaggattacaaatgtacattacaGGGGAACGATTTGATATCATCCAAGAGTCACGGATCATTTCACAGTCACTGTCATCTGGAGCTATCCGTACAGAG GTGTGTGTGAACGTGTCTCCAACTCTGTTGGTATGTCCCACACCTCCTTACCCGGATGGTCAGTCACACGGGAGAATGACAAGGCAATCCGACGCCAGGGCAGCAAAtataacctttgacctcgatGGTTTCGTCATCAACGGTGGTATCATAACGTATCATCCAGACCCGGTTTATTTCGACATCGCTGAAAGTGACCGAATTGCCATCATCACTGATAATAAGAGGCTTGACTTGGAG GGACAATATTTAGATAGAGTCAGCAACAAAGATGACGTACAAGTACTGATAGGTCTCGATGGAGTATGTGATGTTCTAATCCTGGAGTTCGACAGCTTGATTTGCTTCGTACCTATCCCACTTCCCGGGGCTGGTGATTATAACGGAAGTCTTGGAGAAGGCCCCACCAAGTCGCTTCCTGCTGTGGTG GTTCAGCATGGAAATTTGGAGTTCCGGCCAGGTTTTGTCAAGACACACTCAGAATCAAATATCCTGCCAGTAGTCATCTCGATTGCAGTGATCGCCATTCTCGTTCTTTTGGCAGTAGGTGTAGGTATCGGATGGAGACTAACAAAGAAGAGGCAAGAAGCAAATCAAGTTCAAGAGGAATTGGAACTGGAACGACGGAGACTGAGGTCAAGAATAAAAGAAG TGCCTGATACTAAACTCGAGCTGACAGATGTGGACGAGAGAGTCAAGAAGTACGGCATCCCATTCAGAGATCACAACCAGTACGTGACAGTCATGCTCTTTGGTGGACTTGGAGTTCGTCCAGAGACATCGGACCCAGAG TATATGGAAGACTTCATGGAACAAGCAATAGTGTCTTTTTATCGGTCGCTGAAGGATGAGGAATCTGCCGTGGCTTTCATCCAAACTCTTGAAATGCAAAGGCAATATGAACCAAGTACAAG GCAACTGATTGCATCACTTCTGTCTCTTATCTACGTGAGTGAGGGCAAGAGCATCTATCTCTCAAA GTTGATTTCTAGGCTGGTTCGAGATAGGGTTGCTGTCACAGCAAGTTCTTCAGGAAGAATGGATGAGTTGTTTAGCAG GTCAGAATCCATCGTAGACAGACTGTTGGCTAATTGGTTTGctttgtgcatgtgtgggtACATCAAG CAAATGCTGTACCCGATGTTCATGTTGTATCAAGCCTTGAAGTCTCAATGTGAAAAAGGACCAATCGATGCTATCACTGAAGAAGCATATTTCACTCTGGATTACAATCGCTTGTTCGACCAGGACATCACTTTCCAAGAAGTG GTACTTTTTGTCGTGGATGAAGACGACAATGCCTTCCTTAAGGTAAAAGTGTTGAATGTCGATACCGTGGGACAGGCAAAGCAGAAAATCTTGGATTCTATGTGGAAAGCTGGACATCGTCTTCTTCCGACCGATGGAGAGTCTTTGGATGTAG TTTGGTTGAAAGACGCCGGGACATACCTGATCTTGCGAGACGAAGACGAAGGAACTGACGGTCATGTTTCGGGGAGAATGAATACTGTAAAGACGTACGGG TTGGATCATGGATGTCGAGTCACTGTCAGACCAAAGGAAGCTGTGGCGGATTCCAGTGGATATCAAGAACTTGTTCCCTCCACTTTTTTCTCGAACAAAT ATGAAAGTTTGACAGCAGATCAGATTTCACCTCCCCCTGGCCCTTCGACCCAAAAGCCGAGCAACCTCGGAGCAACGCATCTAAAG CTGAGGACGGATGACACCAACACCCCAGTTTACGGCACACAGGGGCGCGCTGGGCTGGGTAGAGATCTCGCTATAGCTCACATGCTGACTACAAAG GCTGCAGTCAGTCCATACGTGACGAACGTTTTGGAATCGATGTTCAAGTTCCCACAAAAATATCCGCTCCCGGTCAGGCATCTTTTCGACACCTTTGACGAGGTTGCTAGAGAAAATGCAGTTGGCAGTAATACCAACGTGGCGGAAAGATGGAAAAGGAATTG CTTGACGCAATTCTGGGTTGGGCTTCTCGCCAGAATTCCTTCTCTGTTCAACATGCCGAGGTCAGACCCAGCGGACCAATGCCTGAACGTGCTCGTTGACGCCATCAACCACGCCTTGAAAGATGAGCCACCTCCAGAG ACTTCAAAGCAACAACCTTACTTCGGAGATTACGCGCTCCAATCGCGTATGGTGACCACGTTCTGCAACGGCGTGGCAGGTCTACCCAAAGCACGCCAAACAAAGTTGTTCAGTGCTTGCGCCACTGTCACAAAG GAGTTCCGAGGGCACTTTAGCCACCACACCGCACTCCTACAGCTCTTCAACCTGACCAAACACGACCTGCAAGACATGCTTTAG